Proteins found in one Thunnus maccoyii chromosome 5, fThuMac1.1, whole genome shotgun sequence genomic segment:
- the washc4 gene encoding WASH complex subunit 4 isoform X2, with translation MAVETIAPDWEFDRFDDGSQKIHTEVQLKNYSKFLEEYTSQLKGIEEALDDSIGDVWDFTLDPIALKLLPYEQSSLLELIKTDNKVLNKVITVYAALCSEVKKLKYEAETKFYNGLLYYGEGVSDTSVVEGESQIQMGRFISFLQELSCFVSRCYEVVVNIIHQLAALYNSNKGAAKIIESSGVHFQIVYEHLGELLVVLLTLDEIMENHGTLKDHWKMYKRLLKSVHHNPGKFSIPEEKLKPFEKLLLKLEGQLLDGMILQACVEQRFDDPGEGVAVAKNSAFAEEFAFNIRTIFTNIESKIGEPSEIDQRDKYAGVCGLFVLHFHIFRSVDKKFYKALLDVCKKVPAVTLTANIIWFPDTFLIAKVPAAAKLIDKKSLQGIRTQRDTYLQQRAQTLTKDVQSYYVFVTSWMMKMESILSKEHKSDKLAEDLNSRCNVFVQGILYAYSISTIIKTTMNMYMSMQRPMTKTSVKALCRLVELLKAVEHTFHRRSMVVADSVSHITQQLQSQALNAIGMAKKRVISDKKYSEQRLDVLSSLVLAENALNGPSTKERRLVVSLALCVGTQLKTFKDEELLPLQLVLKKLDLISELSERVKLQCDCSFLYWHRAVFPIYLDDVYDNAVDAARLHYMFSALRDSVPSMLYAKHMESCDQLLESYDKEIMDVFNEHLLDKLCKEIEKDLRLSVHTHLKLDDRNPFKVGMKDLAHFFSLRPIRFFNRFIHIKAYVTHYLDKTFYNLTTVALHDWATYSEMRNLATQRYGLTMTEAHLPSQTLEQGLDVLEIMRNIHVFVSRYLYNLNNQIFIEKASNNKHLNTINIRHIANSIRTHGTGIMNTTVNFTYQFLRKKFYIFSQFMYDEHIKSRLIKDIRFFRETKDQSDQKYPFERAEKFNRGIRKLGITPDGQSYLDQFRQLISQIGNAMGYVRMIRSGGLHCCSSAIRFVPDLEDIVNFEELVKEEGLSEETQRAASVLDSVLGDLTSNSAEGTEYFKMLVAVFAPEFRSAKNMHLRNFYMIVPPLTVNFVEHSISCKEKLNKKNKTGAAFTDDGFAMGVAYILKLLDQYLEFDSLHWFQAVRDKYKKEMNAVVKEQNVQSASQDEKLLQTMNLTQKRLDVYLQEFELLHFSLSSARIFFRADKTAAEETQEKKDKEAAKGGTPDGSTPTDPASK, from the exons AGAAACCATCGCACCAGACTGGGAGTTTGACCGTTTTGACGACGGTTCACAAA aaatacacacagaggTTCAACTGAAGAACTACAGCAAATTTCTGGAGGAGTACACATCTCAGCTGAAGGGCATTGAGGAGGCTCTGGATGACTCTATTGGAGATGTGTGGGACTTCACTCTGGACCCCATCGCCCTGAAG CTTCTCCCATATGAGCAGTCTTCCTTATTGGAgttaattaaaacagacaacaag GTCCTGAacaaagtcattacagtgtatGCTGCCCTCTGTAGTGAAGTGAAGAAGCTCAAGTATGAG GCAGAAACCAAGTTCTATAATGGCTTATTGTACTATGGAGAGGGAG TGTCTGACACCAGTGTTGTTGAAGGAGAGTCCCAGATTCAGATGGGCAGATTCATCTCCTTCCTACAG GAACTGTCCTGTTTTGTATCAAGATGTTATGAAGTGGTCGTCAACATTATTCATCAGCTGGCTGCCCTCTACAACAGCAACAA GGGTGCAGCAAAAATCATTGAGTCATCAGGTGTCCATTTCCAG ATAGTGTATGAGCACCTCGGGGAGTTGTTAGTGGTGCTGCTCACACTCGATGAGATTATGGAAAATCACGGCACACTAAAAGATCACTGGAAGATGTATAAAAG ATTATTGAAGTCTGTGCACCATAACCCTGGAAAATTTTCCATCCCTGAAGAGAAACTGAAACCATTTGAGAAGCTCCTGCTCAAGCTTGAGGGACAGCTGCTGGACGGCATGATACTGCAG GCCTGTGTGGAGCAGAGATTCGATGATCCTGGGGAAGGAGTAGCTGTTGCCAAAAACAGTGCCTTCGCTGAGGAGTTTGCTTTCAACATACGCACCATATTCACCAATATTGAGTCCAAGATTG GTGAACCTTCAGAGATTGACCAGAGAGATAAATATGCTGGCGTCTGCGGTCTCTTTGTTCTTCACTTTCACATCTTCAGGAGCGTCGACAAAAAGTTCTACAAAGCACTGCTAGATGTCTGTAAAAAG GTCCCAGCTGTCACTCTGACCGCTAACATTATCTGGTTTCCTGACACTTTCCTCATCGCTAAGGTCCCAGCTGCGGCCAAACTGATAGATAAGAAGAGTCTTCAGGGCATCAGAACGCAGAGAGACACCTACCTGCAGCAGAGAGCTCAGACCCTAACAAA GGATGTTCAGTCCTACTATGTGTTTGTGACTTCCTGGATGATGAAGATGGAGTCCATCTTGTCTAAGGAGCATAAAAGTGACAAGTTGGCAGAAGACCTTAACAGCAGGTGTAATGTGTTTGTACAG GGTATCCTGTATGCATACAGCATCAGCACCATCATCAAGACCACCATGAACATGTACATGTCGATGCAGCGGCCCATGACCAAGACCTCCGTCAAAGCTCTGTGTCGACTGGTTGAATTGCTAAAG GCTGTGGAGCACACATTTCACAGGCGGTCCATGGTCGTGGCAGACTCCGTTTCTCACATcactcagcagctgcagtcacaGGCCCTCAACGCCATTGGCATGGCCAAG AAAAGGGTGATTTCTGACAAGAAGTACAGCGAGCAGCGGCTGGATGTGCTGTCATCTCTGGTGCTGGCAGAAAACGCTCTGAATGGACCCAGCACAAAGGAGCGACGCCTTGTGGTGTCTCTGGCTCTCTGTGTCGGCACTCAGCTG AAAACTTTCAAAGATGAGGAGCTGCTTCCACTGCAGCTTGTGCTGAAGAAGCTGGATCTAATTAGTGAGCTGAGTGAGAG GGTCAAGCTTCAGTGTGACTGCAGTTTCCTTTACTGGCATCGAGCTGTGTTTCCCATCTACCTAGATGATGTATACGACAACGCCGTGGACGCAGCACGACTACAC TATATGTTTAGTGCGCTGAGGGACAGTGTGCCATCCATGTTGTACGCCAAACACATGGAGTCATGTGACCAGCTACTGGAGAGCTACGACAAGGAGATTATGGATGTTTTCAACGAG CACCTGCTGGACAAGCTGTGTAAGGAGATTGAGAAGGATCTGCGTCTCTCTGTCCACACTCACCTGAAGCTGGATGACAGGAACCCCTTCAAAGTTGGCATGAAGGACCTGGCCCACTTCTTCTCCCTCAGACCCATCCGATTCTTCAACCGTTTCATTCATATCAAAG CCTATGTGACCCACTACCTGGATAAAACCTTCTACAACCTGACCACAGTTGCTCTGCACGACTGGGCCACCTACAGCGAGATGAGAAACCTCGCCACGCAGCGCTACGGACTTACGATGACAGAGGCGCACCTGCCCAGCCAGACCCTGGAGCAG gGTTTGGATGTTTTGGAGATCATGAGGAACATCCACGTTTTTGTCTCTCGCTACCTTTATAACCTCAACAACCAG ATCTTCATAGAGAAGGCAAGTAACAACAAGCACTTGAACACCATCAACATCCGTCACATCGCCAACTCCATCCGCACCCACGGCACAGGCATCATGAACACCACG GTGAATTTCACCTACCAGTTCCTGCGTAAGAAGTTTTACATCTTCAGTCAGTTTATGTACGACGAACACATCAAATCCAGACTCATCAAGGACATCCGCTTCTTCAGAGAAACAAAGGACCAGTCTGATCAGAAG tatCCATTTGAGCGAGCCGAGAAGTTTAACCGTGGCATCAGGAAACTGGGCATCACTCCTGATGGACAGAGCTACCTGGACCAGTTCAGACAGCTCATCAGCCAGATTG GTAATGCCATGGGTTACGTGCGTATGATCCGCTCTGGAGGCCTCCACTGTTGCAGCAGTGCTATCAG GTTTGTCCCAGACCTGGAGGATATAGTCAACTTTGAGGAGCTGGTGAAAGAGGAGGGACTGTCAGAAGAGACCCAGAGAGCTGCTAG TGTGCTGGATTCAGTGTTGGGAGATCTGACCAGCAACTCTGCCGAGGGGACGGAGTACTTCAAGATGCTGGTGGCAGTGTTTGCACCCGAGTTTCGCAGTGCAAAGAACATGCACCTGAGAAACTTCTACATGATTGTACCCCCTCTG aCTGTGAATTTTGTGGAGCATTCCATCAGCTGTAAAGAGAAActcaacaagaagaacaaaacTGGAGCTGCTTTTACAGATGATGGCTTTGCTATGG gTGTTGCATACATTCTGAAGCTGCTGGACCAGTATCTGGAGTTTGACTCGCTGCACTGGTTCCAGGCTGTCAGAGATAAGTACAAGAAAGAGATGAACGCCGTGGTGAAGGAGCAAAATGTGCAGTCCGCCAGCCAGGATGAAAAGTTACTGCAAACTATGAACCTCACTCAGAAGAGGCTGGATGTCTACCTTCAG GAGTTTGAGCTGCTCCACTTCTCCTTAAGCAGCGCCCGGATCTTCTTCAGAGCGGACAAGACTGCAGCCGAGGAGACTCAGGAGAAGAAGGATAAAG AAGCTGCTAAAGGAGGTACCCCAGATGGCTCCACCCCCACTGATCCTGCCTCAAAGTGA
- the washc4 gene encoding WASH complex subunit 4 isoform X1, producing MAVETIAPDWEFDRFDDGSQKIHTEVQLKNYSKFLEEYTSQLKGIEEALDDSIGDVWDFTLDPIALKLLPYEQSSLLELIKTDNKVLNKVITVYAALCSEVKKLKYEAETKFYNGLLYYGEGVSDTSVVEGESQIQMGRFISFLQELSCFVSRCYEVVVNIIHQLAALYNSNKGAAKIIESSGVHFQIVYEHLGELLVVLLTLDEIMENHGTLKDHWKMYKRLLKSVHHNPGKFSIPEEKLKPFEKLLLKLEGQLLDGMILQACVEQRFDDPGEGVAVAKNSAFAEEFAFNIRTIFTNIESKIGEPSEIDQRDKYAGVCGLFVLHFHIFRSVDKKFYKALLDVCKKVPAVTLTANIIWFPDTFLIAKVPAAAKLIDKKSLQGIRTQRDTYLQQRAQTLTKDVQSYYVFVTSWMMKMESILSKEHKSDKLAEDLNSRCNVFVQGILYAYSISTIIKTTMNMYMSMQRPMTKTSVKALCRLVELLKAVEHTFHRRSMVVADSVSHITQQLQSQALNAIGMAKKRVISDKKYSEQRLDVLSSLVLAENALNGPSTKERRLVVSLALCVGTQLKTFKDEELLPLQLVLKKLDLISELSERVKLQCDCSFLYWHRAVFPIYLDDVYDNAVDAARLHYMFSALRDSVPSMLYAKHMESCDQLLESYDKEIMDVFNEHLLDKLCKEIEKDLRLSVHTHLKLDDRNPFKVGMKDLAHFFSLRPIRFFNRFIHIKAYVTHYLDKTFYNLTTVALHDWATYSEMRNLATQRYGLTMTEAHLPSQTLEQGLDVLEIMRNIHVFVSRYLYNLNNQIFIEKASNNKHLNTINIRHIANSIRTHGTGIMNTTVNFTYQFLRKKFYIFSQFMYDEHIKSRLIKDIRFFRETKDQSDQKYPFERAEKFNRGIRKLGITPDGQSYLDQFRQLISQIGNAMGYVRMIRSGGLHCCSSAIRFVPDLEDIVNFEELVKEEGLSEETQRAASVLDSVLGDLTSNSAEGTEYFKMLVAVFAPEFRSAKNMHLRNFYMIVPPLTVNFVEHSISCKEKLNKKNKTGAAFTDDGFAMGVAYILKLLDQYLEFDSLHWFQAVRDKYKKEMNAVVKEQNVQSASQDEKLLQTMNLTQKRLDVYLQEFELLHFSLSSARIFFRADKTAAEETQEKKDKEEAAKGGTPDGSTPTDPASK from the exons AGAAACCATCGCACCAGACTGGGAGTTTGACCGTTTTGACGACGGTTCACAAA aaatacacacagaggTTCAACTGAAGAACTACAGCAAATTTCTGGAGGAGTACACATCTCAGCTGAAGGGCATTGAGGAGGCTCTGGATGACTCTATTGGAGATGTGTGGGACTTCACTCTGGACCCCATCGCCCTGAAG CTTCTCCCATATGAGCAGTCTTCCTTATTGGAgttaattaaaacagacaacaag GTCCTGAacaaagtcattacagtgtatGCTGCCCTCTGTAGTGAAGTGAAGAAGCTCAAGTATGAG GCAGAAACCAAGTTCTATAATGGCTTATTGTACTATGGAGAGGGAG TGTCTGACACCAGTGTTGTTGAAGGAGAGTCCCAGATTCAGATGGGCAGATTCATCTCCTTCCTACAG GAACTGTCCTGTTTTGTATCAAGATGTTATGAAGTGGTCGTCAACATTATTCATCAGCTGGCTGCCCTCTACAACAGCAACAA GGGTGCAGCAAAAATCATTGAGTCATCAGGTGTCCATTTCCAG ATAGTGTATGAGCACCTCGGGGAGTTGTTAGTGGTGCTGCTCACACTCGATGAGATTATGGAAAATCACGGCACACTAAAAGATCACTGGAAGATGTATAAAAG ATTATTGAAGTCTGTGCACCATAACCCTGGAAAATTTTCCATCCCTGAAGAGAAACTGAAACCATTTGAGAAGCTCCTGCTCAAGCTTGAGGGACAGCTGCTGGACGGCATGATACTGCAG GCCTGTGTGGAGCAGAGATTCGATGATCCTGGGGAAGGAGTAGCTGTTGCCAAAAACAGTGCCTTCGCTGAGGAGTTTGCTTTCAACATACGCACCATATTCACCAATATTGAGTCCAAGATTG GTGAACCTTCAGAGATTGACCAGAGAGATAAATATGCTGGCGTCTGCGGTCTCTTTGTTCTTCACTTTCACATCTTCAGGAGCGTCGACAAAAAGTTCTACAAAGCACTGCTAGATGTCTGTAAAAAG GTCCCAGCTGTCACTCTGACCGCTAACATTATCTGGTTTCCTGACACTTTCCTCATCGCTAAGGTCCCAGCTGCGGCCAAACTGATAGATAAGAAGAGTCTTCAGGGCATCAGAACGCAGAGAGACACCTACCTGCAGCAGAGAGCTCAGACCCTAACAAA GGATGTTCAGTCCTACTATGTGTTTGTGACTTCCTGGATGATGAAGATGGAGTCCATCTTGTCTAAGGAGCATAAAAGTGACAAGTTGGCAGAAGACCTTAACAGCAGGTGTAATGTGTTTGTACAG GGTATCCTGTATGCATACAGCATCAGCACCATCATCAAGACCACCATGAACATGTACATGTCGATGCAGCGGCCCATGACCAAGACCTCCGTCAAAGCTCTGTGTCGACTGGTTGAATTGCTAAAG GCTGTGGAGCACACATTTCACAGGCGGTCCATGGTCGTGGCAGACTCCGTTTCTCACATcactcagcagctgcagtcacaGGCCCTCAACGCCATTGGCATGGCCAAG AAAAGGGTGATTTCTGACAAGAAGTACAGCGAGCAGCGGCTGGATGTGCTGTCATCTCTGGTGCTGGCAGAAAACGCTCTGAATGGACCCAGCACAAAGGAGCGACGCCTTGTGGTGTCTCTGGCTCTCTGTGTCGGCACTCAGCTG AAAACTTTCAAAGATGAGGAGCTGCTTCCACTGCAGCTTGTGCTGAAGAAGCTGGATCTAATTAGTGAGCTGAGTGAGAG GGTCAAGCTTCAGTGTGACTGCAGTTTCCTTTACTGGCATCGAGCTGTGTTTCCCATCTACCTAGATGATGTATACGACAACGCCGTGGACGCAGCACGACTACAC TATATGTTTAGTGCGCTGAGGGACAGTGTGCCATCCATGTTGTACGCCAAACACATGGAGTCATGTGACCAGCTACTGGAGAGCTACGACAAGGAGATTATGGATGTTTTCAACGAG CACCTGCTGGACAAGCTGTGTAAGGAGATTGAGAAGGATCTGCGTCTCTCTGTCCACACTCACCTGAAGCTGGATGACAGGAACCCCTTCAAAGTTGGCATGAAGGACCTGGCCCACTTCTTCTCCCTCAGACCCATCCGATTCTTCAACCGTTTCATTCATATCAAAG CCTATGTGACCCACTACCTGGATAAAACCTTCTACAACCTGACCACAGTTGCTCTGCACGACTGGGCCACCTACAGCGAGATGAGAAACCTCGCCACGCAGCGCTACGGACTTACGATGACAGAGGCGCACCTGCCCAGCCAGACCCTGGAGCAG gGTTTGGATGTTTTGGAGATCATGAGGAACATCCACGTTTTTGTCTCTCGCTACCTTTATAACCTCAACAACCAG ATCTTCATAGAGAAGGCAAGTAACAACAAGCACTTGAACACCATCAACATCCGTCACATCGCCAACTCCATCCGCACCCACGGCACAGGCATCATGAACACCACG GTGAATTTCACCTACCAGTTCCTGCGTAAGAAGTTTTACATCTTCAGTCAGTTTATGTACGACGAACACATCAAATCCAGACTCATCAAGGACATCCGCTTCTTCAGAGAAACAAAGGACCAGTCTGATCAGAAG tatCCATTTGAGCGAGCCGAGAAGTTTAACCGTGGCATCAGGAAACTGGGCATCACTCCTGATGGACAGAGCTACCTGGACCAGTTCAGACAGCTCATCAGCCAGATTG GTAATGCCATGGGTTACGTGCGTATGATCCGCTCTGGAGGCCTCCACTGTTGCAGCAGTGCTATCAG GTTTGTCCCAGACCTGGAGGATATAGTCAACTTTGAGGAGCTGGTGAAAGAGGAGGGACTGTCAGAAGAGACCCAGAGAGCTGCTAG TGTGCTGGATTCAGTGTTGGGAGATCTGACCAGCAACTCTGCCGAGGGGACGGAGTACTTCAAGATGCTGGTGGCAGTGTTTGCACCCGAGTTTCGCAGTGCAAAGAACATGCACCTGAGAAACTTCTACATGATTGTACCCCCTCTG aCTGTGAATTTTGTGGAGCATTCCATCAGCTGTAAAGAGAAActcaacaagaagaacaaaacTGGAGCTGCTTTTACAGATGATGGCTTTGCTATGG gTGTTGCATACATTCTGAAGCTGCTGGACCAGTATCTGGAGTTTGACTCGCTGCACTGGTTCCAGGCTGTCAGAGATAAGTACAAGAAAGAGATGAACGCCGTGGTGAAGGAGCAAAATGTGCAGTCCGCCAGCCAGGATGAAAAGTTACTGCAAACTATGAACCTCACTCAGAAGAGGCTGGATGTCTACCTTCAG GAGTTTGAGCTGCTCCACTTCTCCTTAAGCAGCGCCCGGATCTTCTTCAGAGCGGACAAGACTGCAGCCGAGGAGACTCAGGAGAAGAAGGATAAAG AAGAAGCTGCTAAAGGAGGTACCCCAGATGGCTCCACCCCCACTGATCCTGCCTCAAAGTGA